One Drosophila virilis strain 15010-1051.87 chromosome 5, Dvir_AGI_RSII-ME, whole genome shotgun sequence DNA window includes the following coding sequences:
- the LOC6626220 gene encoding uncharacterized protein, producing MSNTTIRPIPTLKGMFSVPRVTPGRNFLKENKKSLRSLEKATTEKLAAKEPVRPKWMPPLLRTPSEARERESKKCETERLSSRNVDEEVCLLRSHSNSLSQQCLDKPQPDEQESCAPPEKREIQKEKKVRPKAQPVQTSSNRCQSCNAERSSTSIGIQTEDIKDELYLTNALKKCNIDAKTVLGEERNLCIDPDLDYDNNYGSYSQYHDDEQPLSARSKHSLLDIDDNETMPMPEMDNVGPDNTDEEAPLSARSRETIATVASNATTKSKRREYKLGSRDDLRLPRYLEKEKREKAEAKEILDSRDPDCPRGHVLMSEPDRLAALATAKQRFDMLINELNHMPMTAQTLRVRSRKAEIDKELTVVEDEIRIYSKPKVYVRAAKSRNL from the exons ATGTCGAACACCACAATACGCCCAATACCCACATTAAAGGGCATGTTTTCGGTGCCGC GCGTCACACCGGGACGTAATTTTctaaaggaaaacaaaaagagcCTACGTTCCCTAGAAAAGGCAACTACAGAGAAGCTTGCTGCTAAGGAACCAGTGCGTCCCAAATGGATGCCGCCCCTACTGCGCACTCCGTCCGAGGCACGCGAACGTGAGTCGAAGAAGTGCGAAACCGAAAGATTGTCTTCAAGGAATGTTGACGAAGAGGTGTGTTTATTGCGCAGCCACAGCAACTCCCTTTCGCAGCAGTGCCTGGACAAGCCACAACCGGACGAACAAGAGTCTTGCGCACCCCCCGAAAAACGTGAAATTCAAAAGGAGAAGAAGGTTCGCCCAAAAGCGCAGCCAGTTCAGACATCATCGAACCGCTGTCAGTCATGTAATGCCGAACGCAGCTCCACAAGCATTGGCATACAGACAGAGGACATAAAGGATGAGCTTTACCTTACCAATGCACTTAAAAA GTGCAACATTGATGCCAAGACGGTTTTAGGCGAGGAACGCAATTTATGCATTGATCCCGACCTCGACTACGATAACAACTACGGAAGCTACAGTCAATACCATGATGATGAGCAGCCGCTGTCGGCACGCTCCAAACACAGCCTTCTTGATATAGATGACAACGAAACAATGCCCATGCCAGAGATGGACAATGTAGGTCCCGATAATACTGATGAAGAAGCACCACTGAGTGCACGCAGTCGCGAAACAATTGCTACGGTCGCTTCAAATGCTACGACCAAATCAAAGCGTCGCGAATACAAGCTGGGCT CACGCGATGATCTACGCCTACCGCGCTATTTGGAAAAGGAGAAGCGCGAAAAAGCCGAGGCTAAAGAAATTTTAGACTCACGCGATCCGGACTGCCCACGCGGTCATGTATTGATGAGTGAACCGGATCGCCTGGCTGCGCTAGCTACTGCCAAGCAGC GCTTTGACATGCTCATTAATGAGCTTAACCACATGCCCATGACCGCCCAGACACTACGCGTGCGTTCTCGCAAGGCTGAGATTGATAAGGAGCTGACCGTTGTCGAGGACGAAATACGCATTTACTCCAAGCCTAAGGTGTATGTGAGAGCAGCCAAATCGCGAAATCTCTAA